The following nucleotide sequence is from Lycium ferocissimum isolate CSIRO_LF1 unplaced genomic scaffold, AGI_CSIRO_Lferr_CH_V1 ctg3490, whole genome shotgun sequence.
catgaaaaataaaatcGCCGATAAACTGGTAAAGGATGCAGATGAAGAGCTACGAGAAATTTACTACCTGAGATCAAGAATTAGTTCACTTTACTTTATGGCAAAGACACGTGCATGTTTATTTGGTAAAAAGAAGTGCTTTACACGTTTATCTATATCTACGACCCAAGACTTTTGTaatccaaaaataaatttttggaatcaaaataactcattaaaaaaacaagaactctgtgcgtaaaaggaccaaagtgtagtTTTACACTTAAGTTCTTttacgcacagaatctgtgcgtaaaAGATCTGAAATAAATCGACCCCTTCCTTCTTCCCCACCACTGGTCCcccaattccaaaaaaaaaaaaaaaatcagccatTAAAGGTCGATTTCCGAGGTCCCAGACGATCAAAAACATCGTTTTCTTGTTGATTTCCAACACAAAAGtcaatatttttggtatattgaAGTCTAAGAACAAGTTTCTTTGCAATAAAGTGcgtataattcaattcaaaaactcaaaatcaaagcttcaatctaggtattttactacgatttttctattacattattAACCTAAGCATTACTATTGTGTATTATTTGCGgatatggacaaaaaaaaacttttacgcACTTTTTTCGTGCGCAAAAGGGCTGTTTCtgcccttttttaaaaaattttttatttgtttatttgttgctaatttgttaattgtttatttagtatttgttaattgttagattagttatttcaattgttagactagctaattatttatttagtttttgttaagccaattgtttatttattaataatttgttaattatttgattagttagttaattgtttatttattaattatatgctaataatttgttaatgatttgattagttagttaattatttatttattaattatatgctaattgttagctaattgttaattttttgatttgttaattattaatctttatatctttaattgttcatttatttatttgctaattagaaattgaaaatccttagtttaggattgaatCCTTTGCATAATTtctcgataaaagattacataactaatactatgtattagagattaattaaaaaaataatgattaatttaaaatgcgtaaaaaatATACCACTTTAATCCTTACTTCATgtattaatgattaatttaaaatgcctaAAATAGATAGGACACCTCCATGGAGCTGGGGCCCTTCGACAACAGAGGGGTACTTTATCTAAAGCATGAGCATAGGTCCCAGTATGTATGGGATGCACCAGTGTCCTCTAGTAGAGTGGTCCGTACTCGTTCGGGGGATTCAACATGGGATATTCTAGAGGCTATTTCTCCACATCCTCGTGTCATAGATATACCACGTTGAGGCGGTATCTACCAGTGCATCGAGGTTGGTCAGCTTGTGCACGATAGGGCTCTAGTGACGGCCATGATTGAGCGCTGGCGATTGGAGACCCATACATTTCATCTTCGCACTGGCAAGGCTACCATCACCGTACAGGATGTCGAGGTGATTTATGGTCTACATATTGATGGATAGGCATTGTATAGAGTGGAGCCTCCGCACTTGTCATATCCCCgggagttgactaggctcactggTTTCGTGCCTCATCAGAGGGATATGCGTGGACGGAGTCGGTTGTTGCGGTCCTCCCTCCATGCTCACTTGCGCCTCGTACATCTGCAGCATCCGATTGGCGAGGCGACGCCTCAGGTTGATGTTGACCGACGTGCTCGCTTATATCTtctcatcatattcgggggcatcATGTTCCCGAACACGTCGGGTGCGGATATGAGCATGAGGTATCTGCTCTTTATTGAGGATCTAGACCAGCTGGGATTGTACAGCTGGGGCGCCGCTGTCCTGTCTTACATGTATAGAGGATTTGATCGAGCCTCTATGGGCGAGAGGCTTGAGGTCGCTGCATTTAGCCCTCTTCttcaggtaatatatttaagtgtgtgtaataaaacactaaatatattttttcgaaATAACGactgataaataatttttttgatgactatgacagatatgggtgtggactaggttgagaccttttcagCCCATAGCTACTCACGCTCCCGATGACTATGTTGCTGAGGATATGCCATACACGCGGAGATGGTCGCGAGGCTGTACTAGCGGTGTGGAGACGCACCATGTCATTCTCCGTTTAGGGATCAGTTAGACTGCATCACGGCGCCCGAGGtaagattttttatttaacattagtttgttatttttgttagtcttttattgttaactagttGAATTCCTTTTATAGGCTTTCATATGGACGCCGTATGATCAGATTTTGGGTCAGCTGCCGGCGTTTTGTAGGGCTGGTGAGCACATGTGGATGGCACGGTGTCCATTGATCCATATGGACATCGTTGAGCATCACGCGCCCGACCGCGTGTTACGGCAGTTTGGGCATGTACAGAACATACCCGCGGCTACACATTGGGAGCACACCCACTATACCAGGGACGAGCGTTCGATCGACAGTGCGGCATGGCGGGCGCGTATGCACCAGGAAGTCGATGCATGGAACGCGAGGATGACGACTCTAGCGGCGGTCGGACATGACACTCCGGTCCATGAGTACATGACGTGGTACATGCGTATCACTCGCTCCTTGATTGCCAACCCCTCGACACCTCGTCCTGATGGTCGAGGATATGCATCACTCTCAGGAGCGTATGAGGCGCTGATatgttttattagtcttaaacttaatCCATCGTCTTattatgtactccctccgtttcaatttatgtgaacccatttgactgggcacgacatttaagaaagagtgaagacatttgaaacttgtggttcaaaataagtcttgaatatttgtgtggctgtaaatcatttcataaagtgaatatgtttccaaattaggaaaggggtcattcattttggcacggactaaaaaggaaataggttcacataaattgaaacagagggagtattactttatgaatttattcaattcttaaaatttgCAAATATATGCAGCTACGAATGACTCTGATGATACCCCATGAGAGCATTCCCCGTACGGAGTCCACCGACCCCGGGATAGCGGCATATACAGCACGGATAGTTCAGCTTACCGACACTGGTATGACACGGGCACAGGAGTGGCATCGTGTCGATGAGGATGTTCCAAATCCTGCTCCACAGCCTGTACTAAAGGGTGTTCCAGAAGGTGGTCGGGCTGGCAAAGGTGATCGGGCTGGCAGAGGTCTAGTAGATGAGCCTGACGATATATCCTATCAGGCTCCGTCGGCTACAGATATCCCGTCGACTTCTTCTTCCAGGCCGCCGACTTCACAGAGACCTGGATATACGCCAGAGATGTTCCCACATTATGATCCTTGGTCATTATTTCCGTAGGTGCCAGTTAGTGATCTACATATGAGAGATGGAGATGAGGACATAAACTTGGATATTATTTTCGATGACTACTTTCTTCGTCCTACAGCCAGGCCTACGGCACCATCTGCATCTCCGGCTCTGCGGGCCGCTCAGGAGCCCTCTCATACGCCATCTCAGGAGCCCGTCGACACACAGATTtgtttttttacaataaaataatgtattaattaattattttattaatctaaactaaattatttacATGTATTATAGGTTAATTCTCTCGCGCCCGTGGACCCGTCTCCTCTTGTTCGCATTGACGTCGTCTCCATCTCCCGCTATAGCTCCGGTAGCGCTCAGAGACCGTTGAGGAGCCACTAAGGAGCCCTCGACCCAGCCATCTCGGGAGGCCGTCGACACATGTGTGTTTGTTTTtttacaaagaaataatttattaaataattgtttatatgttatttcatgtttagtttatgaaacattaaattgtttatatgttatttcaggttcattcttctgcTCTTGTGGTCTAGTCTCCTTCGATTGAGTCATCTCCTGAGGCATCTATTGAGGCTACTCAGGTGGAGACCGCTATCGTCTCCCACAGGAAGCATATTTTCACCCTAGGCCtgaagaagggaagaaaggatgatcatgccataaatcaTCCTGTCATTAAGAGGAGGAGAGAGGATCCTGATGATAGTGAGGGTGGTGGGGTTAGGAGGATCGTTAGGCCTTAGGAGATtgtgtatttgtaaataaaatgtacattttatgttaatattatatatatttttgggtattatttttttaatgataattagttattttagtatttattgTCGATTAATAATAACTCGTGCGACATCCTATATTAAGTAAAACCCTATAACGACGatctaaatgtatatgtataacaagttttcaaacttacttcggagcactttacaacccctaaaacgacgatctaaatgtatatgtatacttgatgtaatgagtcgatattattgtacactaaaaaaatattaagttctatataaaatatttatattccggtgttttgaaacgtgactaattttcggtcaaagtatggaaaaaagcttaattttgagtttgatatcCAAAGAAAGGTGGGGGTACCTCGGGGGAGGGTTTCACGctcagattctgtgcgtgaaaggaccaaaactttaaatgtacactttggtcctttcacgcacagattctgtgcgtgaagcctactttggttcctttttttttttaacgggt
It contains:
- the LOC132044086 gene encoding protein MAIN-LIKE 2-like produces the protein MRGRSRLLRSSLHAHLRLVHLQHPIGEATPQVDVDRRARLYLLIIFGGIMFPNTSGADMSMRYLLFIEDLDQLGLYSWGAAVLSYMYRGFDRASMGERLEVAAFSPLLQIWVWTRLRPFQPIATHAPDDYVAEDMPYTRRWSRGCTSGVETHHVILRLGIS